The DNA segment TAAAGATGAAACAAGCTTTGAAATTTTAAAAATTCTAATAGAAAATATTGACGAAAGAAAGTCTATATTTCAACTTTACAATCAACTAAAAACTAGAATTAAAATTTCAAAAGATAGATTTTATGAAGAATGTAAAGAGCTTGAAGAAAAAAATAATATTTTTTTTATAGAAAAATACAATCAAGAAATGAGTCTAAAAAAGATATATACTTACAATTACGCTTTTCTAAACGCTATAAGCTTTACAAAGAAATTCAAACAAGAATTTACAAATATGGTTTTTTTAGAATTATTAAAAGAAAATAACAAAATATTTTATCTTGAAAATATAGATTTTTACGTAAAAGAAGAAAATTTAGCAGTAGTATGTATTCCATTTTTCAATCAATTAATTAACTCAAATATTTTAAAAAAAATTGTTAAAACTGCAATCGAGTATAATATTAATAAAATAGAAATTATTACAGTTTCTAATAGTGAAAATTTGTCAAATAATAAAATAAAAATAAACGTGATATCATTTTATGAATGGGCTTTAAGCTAAGAGTTTGTTAATAATTTTTTGGATAAAATGCAAAAATTATTATATAAAAGAGAGCAGATGAACAAAAGAGTACTTGTTAAATTTTCTGGAGAGGCTTTAGCTGGAGCTGAAGGTTATGGTATAGATACAAAGATTTTAGATTATATTGCAGAAGAGATTAAAACTCTAGTTGAATATGGTGTAGAAGTTGCTATTGTTATTGGTGGTGGAAATATAATTAGAGGTGTTACTGCAGCTGCTGATGGTGTTATAAAAAGAACAAGTGCTGATTACATGGGAATGCTAGGAACTGTAATAAATGGAGTTGCTATGCAAGAAGCTCTTGAGCACAAAGGATTAAGTGCAAGGCTACAAACAGCGATAAAAATGGAAGAAATTGCTGAACCTTTTATTGTAAGAAAAGCAATGAGACATTTTGAAAAAGGTAGAGTTGTTATTTTTGGAGCAGGAACTGGAAATCCATATTTTACAACTGATACTGGAGCAACATTAAGAGCAACAGAAATTGGTGCTAGTATGCTTATAAAAGCAACTAAAGTAAACGGTGTATATGATAAAGATCCTATGAAATTTCCAGATGCACAAAAATTAGATATTTTAAGCTATGATAGAGCTTTAGAAGATCAAATAAAAGTTATGGATGACACAGCAATTGCTTTAGCAAAAGACAATAGACTTCCAATAGCTGTTACAAATATGAATGAACAAGGGAACCTTCTTAGAATTGTAAAAGGTGACTATAGTAAATGTTCGATAGTAAAATAATTTAAAAAGGAAAATTAAATGGAAAGATTAGAAGAAAGAATTTCAAGAGCATTAAAACAAGTTGATAATGATAGATATATTTTAGCTATAGCTGTAGGTCAAAGAGCAGATGAATTAAGTAAAGGAGCTAAACCTCTTTTAGCTCAAAATACTCAAAAAATGAAATATACTGACATTGCTATAGATGAAATAGCAAGTGGTTTGTTAAAAATAGATGGATTGGTAAGTAAAGAAAAATAGTCTTTTGTCTATTTTAATATAATATATGAATAATTTTCTTAGAGAAGTACAAAGTATTAACACTATTGATAATGCTATAAATAAACTTAAAACAAGAATTAATGTTTCAGATAAACTTTATGAAATTATTGAGTTTATAATTGAAGCACACGAAGGTCAGTTTAGAAAGAGTGGTGAACCATACGCGGTTCACCCTATACTGGTTGCCACAATTACTTCAAGTTTTTCACAAGATGAAGATGTAATTGCAACTGCTCTTTTACATGATGTTGTTGAAGACACTCCTTTTACTTTAGAGTATGTTGAAGATAGATGGGGTAAAAATGTTGCAAATATGGTTAAAGGGCTTACTAAAGTTTCTGATATAAGAGAAGAAAATTTTGTAACTTCAAAAGACTCAACAGATGCAAAAATTGTTCAAGCAGCTCTTACTTTTAGAAAAATGTTAATTGCTTCTGTTGATGATCCAAGAGTTTTAATTGTAAAATTATGTGACAGACTTCACAATATGCTAACACTATCAGTTTTAGCACCTAATAAGCA comes from the Aliarcobacter cibarius genome and includes:
- the pyrH gene encoding UMP kinase, translating into MNKRVLVKFSGEALAGAEGYGIDTKILDYIAEEIKTLVEYGVEVAIVIGGGNIIRGVTAAADGVIKRTSADYMGMLGTVINGVAMQEALEHKGLSARLQTAIKMEEIAEPFIVRKAMRHFEKGRVVIFGAGTGNPYFTTDTGATLRATEIGASMLIKATKVNGVYDKDPMKFPDAQKLDILSYDRALEDQIKVMDDTAIALAKDNRLPIAVTNMNEQGNLLRIVKGDYSKCSIVK
- a CDS encoding AAA family ATPase, producing the protein MKLLEENYQINFSKINFLERKIKIINSKTIICGPSKVGKSYLVYDFLSNFKNEDYLYIDFFDLRNKNITNELQFLDEFIKEKNVEVLILENFDHQCKIPDCTNIILTSQKNIIYENFEKINLYALDFEEYLLFDSKHQNITQSFNSFLKYGNLALSITTEEHKKLSKLQEIIKLNSKDETSFEILKILIENIDERKSIFQLYNQLKTRIKISKDRFYEECKELEEKNNIFFIEKYNQEMSLKKIYTYNYAFLNAISFTKKFKQEFTNMVFLELLKENNKIFYLENIDFYVKEENLAVVCIPFFNQLINSNILKKIVKTAIEYNINKIEIITVSNSENLSNNKIKINVISFYEWALS
- a CDS encoding DNA-directed RNA polymerase subunit omega, whose product is MERLEERISRALKQVDNDRYILAIAVGQRADELSKGAKPLLAQNTQKMKYTDIAIDEIASGLLKIDGLVSKEK